The stretch of DNA TAATCGCAATATGATTGATGCAAATACGGATTTTACTTACCATGATGGCGGTTGTTTTCTGAATGATTCGGGTCGAGTTAAATTCTTAAAGGCGTTTCTGCAACGAATGGAGGAAAAGTTAACAACTGTGGCGGGAGAAAATCAACCTCGATGGGATATTTTGACTCAACAGGTGAAGCTTTTTAAGCAATTTGTTTACAACCCGATTGAAGGATACCAACCTTATGAGTTGCGCTGATGTTATTTTATATTGTTGCCTATGATATTCCTTGTGATAAACGTCGTCGCAAAGTGGCGAATTTATTAGAGGGATATGGAAAGCGGGTTCAATATTCGGTGTTTGAGTGTGTTCTACCTGAATCAAAATATCTTGAGTTACAGAAACGCTTGAAAAAACAGGTGAATTTGGCGGAAGATAATCTGCGGTTTTATCCTCTTTCTCGCCATACTTGGGGAAGTGTGGAAACTTGGGGTCAGGGGCCAAAGATTACTGAGTATCCGAGTTCGTTGATTGTTTAAAGAGGTTGGGGAGGCTTAGGAAAGTTTGATGAGCCTCGCCAGCTTTCTGGGTAAGGGTTTCGTTTTTTTGCCCGGACATGAAACCAGGGGTTTGGATGGGGAAGTTTAGGAGGGATCATCAACGAAATCATGGGCTTGCGAGGCTCAGGCAAAATGGCTGTAATACTGATTCTCT from Planktothrix sp. FACHB-1365 encodes:
- the cas2 gene encoding CRISPR-associated endonuclease Cas2, with product MLFYIVAYDIPCDKRRRKVANLLEGYGKRVQYSVFECVLPESKYLELQKRLKKQVNLAEDNLRFYPLSRHTWGSVETWGQGPKITEYPSSLIV